In bacterium, a single window of DNA contains:
- a CDS encoding ABC transporter substrate-binding protein, with translation MKGKRHRLVILTIAILALCAGTYAPTPTHALAQAPKYKEAPMLAELVKAGKLPPVGQRLPEDPLVVETFESIGQHGGMWRRGFLGPGDFNNYHRVVYDALVRYSPDGTKVDPKLASKVEPSKDFTSWTVILRKGAKWSDGTPFTADDIMFWYNDVLLNKDLTPAIPFWMRNKDGSTVVVEKINDNTVRWVYREPNTTFLMELANKDSGDRVYAVFLPSNYLKQFHVKYTDKAQLDRMAADAKFRTWVELFAARNHPPENPMRPTMAAWVPVTRVSDQMFILRRNPYFVGVDKAGNQLPYIDFIQFKFFTDAVSLNMAAIAGQLDLQERHISLANYPVFKEQEKKAGKYRIILWPTFGGTDASVSINQTFAKDPDLAKLFQNKDFRIAMSLAINRNEIKESAFLGLGEPRQPVAAPWHPYYPGDAYAKKYTEYRADEANRMLDRIGLDRKDAEGFRLFPGTTRRATIELSVVPAFGPWPDIAQLVAKDWERVGIRTIVQVRDRSLHFTMRQANDLQVEIWNQDTSGFPFTGVPKYDPRSLLYGTLTTGPLWKQWYDTGGREGVEPPAETKRIVELIDRGKTVGPRDQVRIAQEIFKIWVDNMYEIGIIGLTPMIQGVVVANVRMRNVPDKLGNDWPLRTPGNARPETFFFKK, from the coding sequence ATGAAGGGCAAACGGCATCGCCTCGTGATCCTCACGATTGCCATTCTCGCGCTGTGCGCGGGCACCTATGCCCCTACGCCCACGCACGCCCTGGCGCAGGCGCCCAAGTACAAGGAAGCGCCCATGCTCGCCGAACTCGTGAAGGCCGGAAAGCTTCCGCCTGTGGGCCAGCGCCTGCCCGAAGACCCACTCGTCGTTGAGACCTTTGAGAGCATAGGTCAGCACGGAGGCATGTGGCGCCGTGGGTTCCTGGGGCCCGGTGACTTCAACAACTACCATCGCGTTGTGTACGATGCGCTCGTTCGCTACTCGCCGGACGGCACAAAGGTTGATCCAAAGCTGGCATCGAAAGTCGAACCTTCCAAGGATTTCACTTCCTGGACGGTCATACTCCGCAAGGGTGCTAAGTGGTCGGACGGCACCCCGTTTACCGCCGACGACATCATGTTCTGGTACAACGATGTGCTTCTGAACAAGGACCTTACGCCTGCCATCCCGTTCTGGATGAGGAACAAGGACGGCTCGACCGTTGTGGTTGAGAAGATCAACGACAACACGGTCCGCTGGGTGTACAGGGAACCCAACACTACGTTTCTGATGGAGCTGGCCAACAAGGACAGCGGCGATCGGGTCTACGCGGTCTTCCTCCCGTCCAACTACCTCAAGCAGTTCCACGTCAAGTACACCGACAAGGCACAGTTGGATCGCATGGCTGCCGATGCCAAGTTCAGGACCTGGGTGGAACTCTTCGCCGCAAGGAACCACCCGCCGGAAAACCCGATGCGCCCCACCATGGCGGCATGGGTTCCCGTGACGCGCGTAAGCGACCAGATGTTCATCCTGCGGCGCAACCCGTACTTCGTGGGCGTGGACAAGGCAGGCAACCAGCTTCCCTACATAGACTTCATCCAGTTCAAGTTCTTTACCGATGCCGTTTCCCTGAACATGGCGGCGATTGCCGGGCAACTGGACCTGCAGGAACGGCACATCAGCCTGGCCAACTACCCCGTGTTCAAAGAGCAGGAGAAGAAGGCGGGCAAGTACCGTATTATTCTGTGGCCAACCTTCGGCGGCACGGATGCCTCCGTTAGCATCAACCAGACCTTCGCCAAGGACCCCGACCTGGCCAAGTTGTTCCAGAACAAGGACTTTCGTATCGCCATGTCGCTCGCCATCAACCGCAACGAGATCAAGGAGTCCGCGTTCCTCGGCCTGGGCGAACCTCGTCAGCCCGTAGCTGCGCCGTGGCACCCCTACTATCCGGGCGATGCCTACGCGAAGAAGTACACCGAATACCGGGCGGACGAGGCCAACAGGATGCTGGACAGGATCGGCCTGGACCGAAAGGACGCGGAAGGATTCCGTCTCTTTCCCGGCACCACCAGGCGCGCTACGATCGAACTCTCCGTGGTCCCCGCGTTCGGCCCCTGGCCCGACATAGCGCAGTTGGTCGCCAAAGACTGGGAGCGGGTCGGCATCAGGACCATCGTGCAGGTTCGCGACCGCTCGCTGCATTTCACGATGCGGCAGGCCAACGATCTACAGGTGGAGATTTGGAATCAGGACACCTCGGGCTTCCCGTTCACGGGTGTGCCCAAGTACGATCCGCGGTCTCTCCTCTACGGAACGCTAACCACAGGGCCGCTGTGGAAGCAGTGGTACGATACAGGGGGAAGGGAAGGCGTTGAGCCTCCAGCTGAGACCAAGAGGATCGTCGAACTCATCGACAGGGGCAAGACGGTCGGCCCCAGGGATCAGGTCAGGATCGCCCAGGAGATATTCAAGATCTGGGTGGATAACATGTACGAGATAGGAATCATCGGATTGACGCCGATGATTCAGGGAGTCGTAGTGGCCAACGTGAGGATGCGCAACGTCCCTGACAAGCTGGGCAATGACTGGCCGCTGCGCACGCCGGGAAATGCGCGCCCCGAGACGTTCTTCTTCAAGAAGTGA
- a CDS encoding ABC transporter permease, with amino-acid sequence MLRVIVQRLLLLPVLLLVFSILVFVLVQAPPGDFLTSYVSMLAASGSSVDMAQVEALKHQFGLDQPIHIQYVRWMESLLKGDLGLSLEYQRPNRELIGEFLLLTVLLALLSFIFTWMIAIPAGIYAATHPRSFLDYALAVLNYVGVATPNFLLALVLMWLAFSHFGISITGLFSPEYVQAPWSLERVVDLLKHIWLPMIILGIAGTARLTRIMRANLLDELNKPYVVTARAKGLSEWRLVLKYPVRIALNPLVSTIGWYLPQLFSGSLIVATVMNLPNIGPLLLRALVSQDMYLAGSILLIYCFLTIVGTLISDVLLAWADPRIRMEG; translated from the coding sequence GTGCTGCGAGTCATTGTCCAACGCCTGCTCCTCCTGCCGGTCCTGCTCCTGGTATTCTCGATTCTGGTCTTCGTGTTGGTGCAGGCGCCGCCGGGTGACTTCCTGACCAGCTACGTCTCAATGCTGGCGGCATCCGGCTCCTCGGTGGACATGGCGCAGGTCGAAGCGCTGAAGCATCAGTTTGGGCTCGACCAGCCGATCCACATCCAGTACGTCCGCTGGATGGAAAGCCTGCTCAAGGGGGACTTGGGTCTGTCCCTTGAGTATCAGCGTCCGAATCGAGAGTTGATAGGCGAATTCCTGCTGCTTACCGTCCTGCTTGCTCTCCTTTCCTTTATCTTCACGTGGATGATAGCGATACCGGCCGGCATCTACGCGGCGACTCATCCGCGCTCGTTTCTCGACTACGCGCTCGCTGTGCTGAACTACGTCGGCGTGGCGACGCCCAACTTCCTGCTGGCGTTGGTCCTGATGTGGCTCGCCTTTTCCCATTTCGGTATCAGCATCACCGGGCTCTTCTCCCCCGAGTATGTTCAGGCGCCTTGGAGCCTGGAGCGCGTTGTTGATCTGCTCAAGCACATCTGGCTGCCGATGATCATCCTCGGCATTGCCGGAACAGCCCGCCTCACGCGCATTATGCGCGCCAACCTACTGGACGAGCTCAACAAGCCGTATGTTGTCACGGCGCGCGCAAAGGGGCTGTCGGAGTGGCGGCTCGTCCTTAAGTACCCGGTGCGTATCGCGCTGAACCCGCTGGTGAGCACCATTGGCTGGTACCTGCCGCAGCTCTTTTCAGGTAGCCTCATCGTCGCAACGGTGATGAACCTCCCCAACATCGGGCCTCTCCTGTTGCGTGCGCTGGTGAGTCAGGACATGTATCTGGCGGGCAGCATTCTGTTGATCTACTGCTTCCTCACCATCGTCGGCACGCTGATATCCGACGTCCTGTTGGCCTGGGCTGACCCGCGGATTCGCATGGAGGGTTGA
- a CDS encoding ABC transporter permease: MTSEAEERVSLASNWQLIWWRFRKHRLALASCAVLIAFYAVVLFPDFFSTLHPEASDARMAFIPAQRFGFFDGWRPSLSSPAVIGKRNPVTLRMEWHIDGTKRVPIRLFTRGYRYKVLGLFGTDIHLLGTGNSTQDRVHLLGTDRMGRDQWSRLMHGTQTSMTVGLIAVTLSVILGALLGGISGYFGGWSDLVIQRLIELLQSLPTIPIWLAMTAALPQDWPPQKVFFAITVILAFIGWTTLGREVRGRFLSLREEDFVLAAELAGCSRFRIITRHMLPAVASHIIAASTLAIPVMIISETSLSYLGLGIRPPAISWGVLLQEAQNIQTVANAPWLLIPGLLVIVAVLAFNLVGDGLRDAADPYGN, translated from the coding sequence ATCACGTCCGAGGCCGAAGAGCGGGTCTCGCTGGCGTCCAACTGGCAGCTCATCTGGTGGCGTTTCAGGAAGCACCGCCTGGCGCTTGCAAGTTGCGCAGTGCTGATCGCCTTCTACGCCGTGGTGTTGTTCCCCGATTTCTTCAGCACCCTGCACCCCGAAGCCAGCGACGCGCGCATGGCCTTCATCCCCGCGCAGCGCTTCGGCTTCTTCGACGGCTGGCGACCCAGCCTATCATCGCCTGCGGTCATCGGGAAACGGAACCCCGTCACCCTGCGCATGGAGTGGCACATTGACGGGACGAAGAGGGTGCCCATCCGGCTGTTTACGCGCGGCTACAGATACAAGGTGCTGGGGCTCTTCGGTACAGACATCCACCTCCTGGGCACTGGGAACAGCACCCAAGACAGGGTGCATCTGCTCGGAACCGATCGGATGGGCCGCGATCAATGGTCGCGCCTGATGCACGGTACGCAAACCTCAATGACCGTGGGCCTGATCGCCGTCACGCTCAGCGTGATCCTGGGGGCCCTGCTGGGAGGCATCTCCGGCTATTTCGGTGGATGGTCGGACCTGGTCATACAACGGCTGATTGAACTGCTGCAGTCCCTGCCCACGATTCCCATCTGGCTCGCCATGACCGCCGCGCTACCGCAGGACTGGCCGCCGCAGAAGGTGTTCTTCGCGATCACAGTCATCCTCGCGTTCATCGGCTGGACCACGCTCGGACGGGAGGTGCGCGGCCGGTTCCTGTCCCTGCGCGAGGAGGACTTCGTTCTCGCCGCCGAGCTGGCGGGATGCAGCCGGTTCCGCATCATCACGCGCCACATGCTGCCGGCCGTGGCCAGCCACATCATCGCCGCCAGCACCCTGGCCATCCCGGTGATGATTATCAGCGAGACGTCTTTGAGCTACCTTGGTCTGGGCATTCGACCGCCGGCGATAAGCTGGGGGGTGCTGTTGCAGGAAGCGCAGAACATCCAAACCGTCGCTAATGCGCCCTGGCTGCTTATCCCCGGCCTGCTCGTTATCGTCGCCGTGCTGGCGTTCAATCTTGTTGGAGACGGCCTGCGGGATGCCGCCGACCCCTATGGTAACTAG
- a CDS encoding ABC transporter ATP-binding protein, protein MDEGIVKAVDGVSFDVFPGQVFGIVGESGCGKTVAVKAILRIVEPPGRIVSGEILLRRAHSRPHDNDDEPVLDLAKLDPGGKEMRNIRGGEIALIPQEPMAAFSPVHTVGNQVIEAIALHQSVSEAEARRVAAGLFRDVGIPAPEQRLDNYSWQLSGGLRQRAMIAMALSCNPLLLIADEPTTAVDVTTQAQVLRLLRQLQEKRNSAIVFITHDLGVIANTADYVLVMYLGLVMEQGPVDGIFHAPKHPYTQALLRSIPSIRSTPRVNLPTISGSIPHPFNRPRGCPFHPRCLHFMPGTCDRQVPTLRPTPDGHLVSCFLQDQAEGRT, encoded by the coding sequence ATGGATGAGGGGATCGTCAAGGCCGTCGATGGGGTGTCCTTCGATGTCTTCCCCGGTCAGGTCTTCGGCATCGTCGGCGAGAGCGGATGCGGCAAGACTGTGGCCGTTAAGGCCATCCTGCGGATTGTCGAGCCGCCGGGACGCATCGTCTCGGGCGAGATCCTGCTTCGCCGGGCGCACTCCAGGCCCCACGACAACGACGACGAGCCCGTCCTGGACCTGGCCAAACTGGACCCCGGCGGCAAAGAGATGCGCAACATCCGCGGCGGAGAGATCGCCCTTATTCCCCAAGAGCCCATGGCGGCGTTCAGCCCGGTGCACACGGTCGGCAATCAAGTCATCGAAGCAATTGCGCTGCACCAATCCGTGAGCGAAGCCGAGGCCCGCCGGGTGGCCGCGGGATTGTTCCGTGACGTCGGAATCCCCGCCCCCGAGCAGCGGTTGGACAATTACTCCTGGCAGTTGAGTGGCGGCCTGCGCCAGCGGGCTATGATCGCCATGGCACTCTCGTGCAATCCGCTGCTGCTGATTGCCGACGAACCCACCACGGCAGTGGACGTTACCACCCAAGCCCAGGTGCTGCGTCTGCTACGGCAACTCCAGGAGAAGCGCAATTCCGCCATCGTCTTTATCACCCACGACCTGGGAGTCATCGCCAATACGGCAGATTACGTGCTGGTGATGTACCTCGGCCTGGTGATGGAGCAGGGCCCTGTGGACGGCATCTTCCACGCGCCCAAACATCCCTATACGCAGGCGCTGCTACGATCCATTCCGAGCATCCGCTCGACACCACGGGTCAATCTTCCAACGATCAGCGGTTCGATTCCGCATCCGTTCAACCGTCCCCGTGGCTGTCCGTTCCATCCGCGCTGCCTGCACTTCATGCCCGGGACATGCGACCGGCAGGTTCCGACCCTGCGGCCGACCCCAGACGGGCACCTGGTGAGCTGTTTCCTACAAGATCAAGCGGAGGGGCGGACGTGA
- a CDS encoding dipeptide ABC transporter ATP-binding protein, which translates to MTGPSQEARPLLEVRNLRMYFPITKGFMRRVVGHIRAVDDVSFTVGEGETVGLVGESGCGKTTAARCILRAYTPTGGEILFQTTDGPVVDLAGLPRQDLRPLRSQIQMIFQDPYGSLNPRMTIFDTVGEPLLVSGMKDRRRRVERVEELLQLVGLRPEYMQRFPHAFSGGQRQRIGIARALALNPRLVVADEPISALDVSVQAQILNLMLDLQRELGLTYLFIAHNLSVVKHVCDRVVVMYVGKIAEMATTQELYDTPRHPYTAALMAAVPVPDPRYKTGNVELMGEVPSPANPPPGCYFHPRCPHAVDLCSTHAPALREISPGHFVSCHRADELKLPGVA; encoded by the coding sequence GTGACAGGACCTTCACAGGAAGCCCGGCCGCTGCTGGAGGTCAGGAACCTCCGCATGTATTTCCCAATCACGAAGGGCTTCATGCGCCGTGTTGTCGGGCACATCCGCGCGGTGGACGACGTCAGCTTCACTGTTGGGGAAGGCGAAACCGTCGGCCTGGTCGGTGAGAGCGGCTGCGGCAAGACAACCGCGGCCCGTTGCATCCTGCGCGCCTACACACCCACAGGAGGCGAGATCCTGTTTCAGACGACCGATGGCCCCGTCGTGGACCTGGCCGGGCTGCCGCGGCAGGATCTCCGCCCGCTCCGCTCGCAGATCCAGATGATCTTCCAGGATCCGTACGGCTCTCTCAATCCGCGCATGACGATCTTCGACACCGTGGGCGAGCCGCTGCTGGTCAGCGGAATGAAGGACCGCCGGAGGCGTGTCGAGCGTGTCGAGGAACTGCTGCAACTGGTCGGACTGCGGCCGGAGTACATGCAGCGCTTTCCCCACGCCTTCAGCGGTGGTCAGCGGCAGCGCATCGGCATTGCCCGCGCGCTGGCACTGAATCCTCGTCTCGTGGTCGCCGACGAGCCGATCTCCGCGCTGGACGTCTCCGTGCAGGCGCAGATCTTGAACCTCATGCTGGATTTGCAGCGCGAACTGGGTCTTACGTACCTGTTCATCGCGCACAACCTCAGTGTGGTCAAGCACGTCTGTGACCGGGTTGTTGTGATGTATGTGGGCAAGATCGCCGAGATGGCGACCACGCAGGAGCTGTACGACACGCCCAGGCATCCCTACACGGCGGCGTTGATGGCGGCGGTGCCCGTGCCCGACCCCCGTTACAAGACCGGCAACGTCGAACTGATGGGCGAAGTCCCGAGTCCGGCCAATCCGCCACCGGGCTGCTATTTCCACCCGCGCTGCCCCCACGCCGTCGACCTCTGCAGCACGCACGCGCCGGCCCTTCGGGAAATCTCGCCTGGCCACTTCGTCAGTTGCCATCGCGCCGATGAACTGAAGCTGCCCGGGGTGGCGTGA
- a CDS encoding glycerol-3-phosphate dehydrogenase, with the protein MGRITIIGAGFMGSSLSIPATDNGHTAALWGTHLDGHIIAALRAHQPHPKLGIHMPERVHPYAKEELAAALEGADLVILAVISEAALPVLERARPFLPPDVPLAVVSKGLVDWSGRVVTISTAIAAMGVSHVVTIGGPSKALELAWRVPTRVLYASPNVRARQQAREWFQTSYYRVDESDDQQGLELCSALKNAYAIAIGLCDGLVAARRAEAMYNTKAALFAQALVEMERLGRQVHLQPATLHALGGAGDLFVTAVAGRNRKFGELRGSGLPTAAVVELLQAQDELTEGYGAIRWCWRYASESGVQDLPLLRALHRIVYEDQDVETELRAACFVPGGRSP; encoded by the coding sequence GTGGGACGAATAACGATAATCGGCGCTGGCTTTATGGGGTCCTCCTTGAGCATCCCGGCTACCGACAACGGTCATACCGCCGCCCTCTGGGGTACACATCTCGACGGACATATCATCGCCGCCCTTCGCGCGCACCAGCCGCATCCCAAGCTTGGCATACACATGCCCGAGCGTGTGCACCCCTACGCGAAGGAGGAGTTAGCAGCGGCGCTGGAAGGAGCGGATCTCGTCATTCTTGCCGTCATCTCGGAAGCGGCGCTCCCGGTGCTCGAGCGCGCGCGTCCCTTCCTCCCCCCGGACGTTCCGCTCGCCGTGGTCTCCAAAGGGTTGGTGGACTGGAGCGGCAGGGTGGTGACCATTTCAACCGCCATCGCGGCGATGGGGGTCTCGCATGTCGTGACCATCGGGGGGCCGAGCAAGGCGCTGGAGCTCGCCTGGCGCGTCCCGACTCGGGTTCTCTATGCGTCGCCCAATGTCCGAGCCCGCCAGCAGGCGCGGGAATGGTTTCAGACCTCCTACTACAGGGTCGACGAGTCTGACGACCAGCAAGGGCTCGAACTGTGCTCAGCCCTCAAGAACGCGTACGCCATCGCCATTGGACTGTGCGACGGCCTTGTGGCCGCCCGCCGCGCCGAGGCCATGTACAACACCAAAGCCGCGCTGTTTGCCCAGGCGTTGGTCGAGATGGAGCGCCTGGGCCGTCAGGTTCATCTCCAGCCGGCAACCCTTCACGCGCTCGGCGGGGCAGGCGATCTCTTCGTAACCGCAGTCGCGGGCCGGAACCGCAAGTTTGGCGAACTGCGCGGCTCTGGGCTGCCAACAGCCGCTGTCGTGGAGCTGCTGCAGGCGCAGGACGAGCTCACCGAAGGCTACGGCGCAATCCGCTGGTGTTGGCGCTACGCGTCCGAGAGCGGCGTCCAGGACCTCCCGCTACTGCGCGCGCTCCATAGGATTGTGTACGAAGACCAGGACGTGGAGACCGAACTGCGCGCAGCCTGCTTTGTTCCCGGGGGGCGGTCGCCTTAG
- a CDS encoding metallophosphoesterase — translation MNRTPPSVKSADEAVGAHPVRLALVADIHYGQFSEAKAGPEALRLLEGVIDEVNSVSPDLVVDLGDRINEECLDRDAALFRKVSERFQKLRVPWRFLPGNHDLVHLSVAECETVLGQPLSHHSMDLRGCHLVFWHADPRQRPAGRAVERGDLDWLEADLRSTDLPAIIFTHIPFGGASVVGNYYFGHNPPGGAEYRNASGIRDVLGCTESAVLAIAGHVHWNTLTTIDGIRYVTIQSLTETFTTHPHPAGAWALLEMTPEGFHLEIKGRDRAIFSLPFKQRGHHWLTR, via the coding sequence ATGAATCGCACACCGCCGAGTGTCAAGAGCGCAGACGAGGCCGTCGGTGCCCACCCTGTGAGACTCGCGCTCGTCGCCGACATTCACTACGGACAGTTCTCCGAGGCCAAGGCGGGCCCGGAAGCCTTGCGCCTGCTCGAAGGTGTTATTGACGAAGTGAATTCCGTAAGCCCCGATTTGGTCGTTGATCTGGGGGATCGGATCAACGAAGAATGCCTGGACAGGGACGCCGCGCTCTTCCGAAAGGTCTCCGAGCGGTTCCAGAAACTCCGCGTGCCCTGGAGATTCCTGCCCGGCAATCACGACCTGGTCCACCTGTCTGTTGCCGAGTGCGAGACCGTCCTGGGGCAGCCTCTTAGTCATCACAGCATGGACCTACGAGGCTGCCACCTCGTGTTCTGGCACGCGGACCCCCGGCAGCGGCCTGCTGGGCGTGCCGTCGAACGAGGAGATCTGGACTGGCTGGAGGCCGACCTGCGCTCAACGGATCTGCCGGCCATCATCTTCACGCACATACCGTTTGGCGGCGCATCCGTGGTTGGCAACTACTACTTCGGTCACAATCCACCGGGCGGCGCGGAGTACCGAAATGCGTCGGGCATCCGCGACGTCCTTGGGTGCACCGAAAGCGCGGTGCTCGCGATTGCCGGACACGTGCACTGGAACACCCTCACGACAATCGATGGGATTCGCTACGTCACGATCCAGTCTCTGACCGAGACATTCACCACCCATCCACATCCGGCCGGTGCATGGGCGCTGCTGGAGATGACGCCTGAAGGCTTCCATCTGGAGATCAAGGGGCGTGACCGGGCGATCTTCTCATTGCCCTTCAAGCAGCGCGGCCATCACTGGCTGACCCGTTGA
- a CDS encoding carbohydrate ABC transporter permease yields the protein MTVARPPLSVPRFKPSALLRAASIHAFIIAMAFVTLFPFLWMVGTSLKPPKEVFRPGVHLLPTAPTLGNYATAVQRAPLGRFLLNGVIVSGSILVLQLLVIIPAAYAFARMTFPGRDLLFWLVLAALVVPGYVTAVPNFLLLSGWGLINTYPALILPFVGSAFGIFLLRQFFRQIPGEILDAALLDGCGAGRLVWHVLLPLTRPAIAAFAVFSIVTHWNDFFWPLVVIQSSHLYTPPAGIAYFADAEAGANWGVVMAAAVIVVTPLVAVFLVARRQFIESMAHVSIKG from the coding sequence GTGACCGTCGCGCGGCCGCCCCTGAGCGTTCCGCGATTCAAGCCCAGCGCTCTACTCCGCGCGGCGAGCATCCACGCATTCATTATTGCGATGGCATTTGTGACACTCTTCCCGTTCCTCTGGATGGTGGGGACTTCCCTGAAACCGCCGAAAGAGGTCTTCCGGCCCGGTGTGCATCTGTTGCCGACGGCTCCCACGCTCGGGAACTACGCTACTGCCGTGCAGCGAGCCCCGCTGGGACGCTTTCTGCTCAACGGTGTCATTGTATCGGGCAGCATACTGGTGCTGCAGTTGCTCGTGATCATCCCGGCCGCATACGCGTTCGCCCGGATGACGTTCCCGGGCCGGGATCTGCTGTTCTGGCTGGTCCTGGCAGCCCTCGTTGTGCCCGGATACGTTACGGCGGTGCCGAACTTCCTGTTGCTGTCTGGGTGGGGGCTGATCAACACGTATCCGGCACTGATCCTGCCCTTCGTGGGATCGGCCTTTGGCATCTTCCTCCTGCGCCAGTTCTTCAGGCAGATTCCCGGCGAGATCCTTGATGCCGCGCTGCTCGATGGATGCGGCGCGGGCAGGCTGGTGTGGCACGTCCTGCTGCCTCTTACGCGGCCGGCCATCGCGGCGTTTGCTGTGTTCAGCATCGTCACCCACTGGAACGACTTCTTCTGGCCGCTCGTCGTCATTCAGAGCAGCCACCTCTACACGCCCCCGGCCGGTATCGCCTACTTCGCGGACGCCGAGGCAGGAGCGAACTGGGGAGTAGTCATGGCAGCCGCGGTGATAGTTGTAACCCCCCTTGTGGCGGTGTTCCTCGTCGCACGCCGGCAGTTCATTGAGAGCATGGCTCATGTCTCCATCAAGGGGTGA
- a CDS encoding sugar ABC transporter permease produces MLPAFVFLVLFKFGAVAYLIPLSMIDWMLGSTTRKFVGLGNYEKMFAAPEFWNALRVTAIYTAAVGTASIVVGLLLALAIRRAGRLQGAYQAAFFLPVAATMSAMAVVWRFIFDANIGVLNAVAVAVGLLPVDWLQTDHLALFAVILVGVWSNMGYAMVLFLAGLTTIPRELHEAAAIDGASAMQQFRAVTWPLLSPVTLFAVVIITLRAVQTFDSVKILTDGGPLGATQVLSRLLYRVGFQYFDAGYAASIAMVFFALLVVVTLTQMRAERLVHYQ; encoded by the coding sequence GTGCTGCCCGCCTTCGTATTCCTTGTACTCTTCAAGTTCGGCGCCGTGGCCTACCTCATACCACTCAGCATGATCGATTGGATGCTGGGCAGTACTACGCGGAAGTTCGTAGGGCTCGGAAACTACGAGAAGATGTTCGCGGCGCCAGAGTTCTGGAATGCGCTTAGGGTAACAGCCATCTACACTGCGGCGGTCGGCACGGCCAGCATCGTTGTCGGACTGCTGCTCGCGCTGGCGATTCGGCGCGCCGGCAGGCTGCAGGGAGCGTATCAGGCGGCCTTCTTTCTTCCCGTGGCCGCCACGATGTCCGCGATGGCGGTCGTGTGGAGGTTCATCTTCGACGCCAATATCGGTGTCCTCAACGCTGTTGCGGTCGCGGTGGGGCTTCTGCCTGTGGACTGGCTCCAGACCGACCACCTGGCGTTGTTCGCCGTGATCCTAGTCGGAGTCTGGAGCAACATGGGGTACGCGATGGTGCTCTTCCTGGCCGGGTTGACGACCATCCCGCGCGAGCTGCACGAGGCGGCAGCCATCGACGGCGCGAGTGCGATGCAGCAGTTCCGCGCGGTTACGTGGCCCCTCCTTTCGCCGGTGACGCTATTTGCGGTGGTAATCATCACCCTGAGGGCAGTCCAGACGTTTGACTCGGTGAAGATCCTCACCGATGGCGGGCCCCTAGGCGCCACGCAGGTCCTCTCCCGCTTGCTCTATCGTGTAGGGTTCCAGTACTTCGACGCGGGCTACGCGGCGAGCATCGCAATGGTCTTCTTTGCCCTGCTGGTAGTGGTAACGCTGACCCAGATGCGGGCAGAACGTCTGGTGCACTACCAGTGA